The stretch of DNA ACATAGTAAAAATTACACAAACAAGCCACCGTCGCGCCGTTGTCACCGCTCCCAAAACGGAGCCAGGCCGACCTAGATGACAACCTACAAGTCTTCGTGCATCTGCGACCAGCATCCCGAAACCGCAGTTGTGGTCGTTGAACCCTCGAATTGATCTAAAAAACTTCACACCAAAACTTGTGGTCGTGAACACATGACAAGAAACCCCAACCTCGCCATCCCGAGGAGGTGGCAGGAATCTACACTGGAGCTTCATCTAATCCATACCGACAGATGAATTTGAGGAGGATCAGAGCGCTGCCATTCATCCGGACGCCACCCCTGCAAGGATTAAAACCCTAACCTATTTACTAGCCGGAGCCGAAGCACCATGATTTCCCTCCCTGCCACTACCTTCCGGAGTGGCAAGCAAATGGAAAATGAATCCACAGGAAGGCTTTGCCCTAGACGATTCGGGAGAGGGGAAAGAAAGACGTAACATGCAGAATGTTATTGGCTTCAGCTCACCCGTAGCCGAATATGATTCCTCGCGGTTATGTTGTTGTCTTCATTCATTCCCTACCGTCACTCCCTGTCAGCCAAACCATCATTTGCCCGGTGAATTTCTCCACGACGGGGGCTGGTCCGTCGGTAGTGGCGTCAGCGTCAAACAAAGAAGATGATCGTGGTGAGAAAATCATATTGTCCACGCGTTGGAAACCGGCCAACAATTACGACGAATACGTTTCCGCATGCTTGGATTAAAGCATCTCCATCAGATGACCAAACATTTGATGCCCTAAACATGGTCTTAGGTGAGAGAAGGTTTTTGGAACCATCAAAAGTTTTGTTTTCCCATTAAAGCCCTATAACCAGTGCCCCCAACATTTAGAAAACAATTGAGATATGAGATTCGACGGAAGGGAGGGgagtatacctggccatgggatACCCGACCCATCCCAGTCTTGTCTGCGGGCCGGGGctgggcctgagttttgagcctGAAGCAGACGTCAGGCCGGGCTTGGGCTTAACATTTTCGCGTTTTAGGGAAGGGGCCTGGCCCGAGGCCTGAGGCCCAGCAGGCTTTATCACTGTCGGACCAGGCTTGGGCCTAAAAAACATGCCCGACGACCGAGCCAGGCTCAGGCCTAGGTTTTCTCCCTCGGGCTTTGTTAGGCCTGGCCCGGCCCGACAGATGGCCAGCTATAGGCCtcatttggtttgtaggaattttataggaatgctATATGATAGGATTTGCGAAGGAAAATTTTCTTTGAAGCCGTTTGGTTTGTGGGAAAAATGAATTCCTATCCCTATGTAGGATATGAATCAATCATTCATATTTTAGAGGAAAAGAAAAAACATTAgcttagactcaatgaaaaaatttctatcatatgcatcaaatgacatcttttttataggaattgagatgcgtaTCATCTCACTTTCTATAATTTTCCTATTTCTATAGCATCTTTATTCCGTAAACTAAAAGAGGCCATAGAGGGAGAGGCAAGGAGGCGGAGTGGAAGGTTGACGGATGCCGTCGGGGCCGAGACAGCAAACAATGGCGTTGGGGCCTTCCAGGGGCCAAGGGGTCAAGGGGACTCAACAAAATGGCGGTTTGTTTTAGCTGGGCCGCCATTTCTGGCATCCGTTGGAGGCGCTCTTTACCCCTTGCTGCACAGAGTTTTTTGCGCGAgcgaagtactccctctgtttcgaaTTATTtgccttagatttgtctagatacggaggtatctagcactaaaatgagcctAGATATATCGGTATCTAGACAaattcaagacaagtaattcgaaacggagggagtacgtgccaTCCGCGTGAAGCCCTGATGCAGGGCATTCATTCACGAATCATGAACCGTGATCGTGGCTTACCGCACGCGCAGGATACGCGTGACTTTCCCTCGTCTCGTTTCACGGCGGCGAAACGAGATCGGCCGCTCTCCACCGAATAAAACGATTCCGGGCCAAACGCCGGGGAAGCGCGCGCCGTTTGACCATCGCAGTACTCCTCCGCGGGAAGGCGATCCGATCCCGTCACCTGGTGGCGCCAGACGGACCCGAAAACAGCCCGTGACGGCACCCCCACGCACCGCCGCTGACAGCGGGCCGGGTCAAACGTGGTAACCGGCGCCAGCCAGCCCACCCCGCTACGCCGGGTCCTCGTGGACCTGACCAGGGTCGCGCGACGCTTAGTTCGCGTCAATGGGCGTCCTTCCCGCTCTTCGCCCGCGCCCGAAAAGAAGAGCGGCAATTTGCGCTCCCATTCCCCGTCTCCCGCTCGCGCTTGACAGCTTCCGTGGACTCGGCGTACCACTGCCGCTGATGATGGTGTTCCGTGGACCGTGGACCGTGGCCTTTGCTCGTGCCATGCGCAGATATGAAATCGACTTTCCAAAATACATTTGTGCCGAATTGTGTATGCTGGGAAAAAAGATTCAGTACTATTCAGCCAATATGTTTATTGATTTCGTATGTGAATTTATAAATTTGACGCGTTTGAAGCTCCTGGAAGAGAGATTCCTATAGAAACGATGGTTGATCCCTCGcaagggaacaaaagaaatttataAATAAGCATCGAGCGCAATGATGGACCATAGATAGCCCAAATCTACCTGTACAACCTGGTGCTTCGTTTCAAACGTTGCGGTTTTGTTCCGGTTCACGGTGCGTGAAACAATTTGTTTTCCCCATACTGTTATCAATATCAACAAACCAAACCAAATCAATGCGGTTATATAACGAATTTATGAGCAAACACTAGAAAGCAAACTTTAAAAATCAGTGGATTGCGCCACAAAACTCGATTGTGATCGCCAAAACGTAGTGGTGGAATAGAAATATAGAATCATAATGTGCAGCCAAAGATGCCAAACCAAAGAATTCATTTCGTGCACGGGCGGTCCATGACATTCTGACCTGGCAGGCCAGAGCCGGACCGGAGGGCATCACGAACGAACGCGCGAGCAATTTAATTTCTGACAGCGACGACGCCGCACACACGACACCACAAACCCAACCCAACTGCCGAGTCCACCACCACacactgccctccctccccctccctccccccaccccactcctccccgccgccgccgccgccgccccgctccgaTCCGCCCCGCGCCGCGCGGATCGCCGCGCCATGGACCAGGTGAGCCCGCCCGGCCCGTCCGATCGCCGCGCCGCTCCCTCCCCTCCCCTGTGTGCCTCCCTGCCCCCGTCCGTGCCGGCGCCGGCCGTAATGTCAGCTTGTGTTTGCGTTGAGCGCAGTACGAGAAGGTGGAGAAGATCGGGGAGGGCACGTACGGGGTGGTGTACAAGGCCAAGGACCGCTACACCAACGAGACGATCGCGCTCAAGAAGATCCGGCTGGAGCAGGAGGACGAGGGCGTCCCCTCCACCGCCATCCGCGAGATCTCCCTCCTCAAGGAGATGCAGCACCGGAACATCGTCAGGTACCCCTCCCCTCCCCCGTCCCGTCTCGTATCTCCTCCCCCGCGTCAGGGTTTGGGCTGGATTTGGCCGCTGCCGAATGGATGGACCGGCTGACCCCTTTTGCTGCTGCCGCGCAGGCTGCAGGACGTGGTGCACAACGAGAAGTGCATATACCTCGTCTTCGAGTACCTCGACCTCGACCTCAAGAAGCACATGGACTCCTCCGCGGACTTCAAGAACCACCACATAGTCAAGGTCACAGCCGCCACCCCCTTTGATTTCGTTCACTACTTAGATTGCCGACTGTCGGTTACTGCTTACTGACAGTAGCTCCATTTGGCTGCTATCATGTGGAAATGTGAAATGTGATGCTGTTTTGTGCCCTGCGTGCAGTCCTTCCTCTACCAGATCCTGCACGGCATCGCCTACTGCCACTCGCACCGTGTGCTTCACAGGGATCTCAAGCCCCAGAACCTGCTGATAGATCGCCGTACCAATTCATTGAAGCTTGCTGACTTCGGATTGGCGAGGGCGTTCGGCATTCCTGTCCGGACATTTACTCACGAGGTACGTTTTGCAGCACTGACATGTCGTTGGTCATTTATGGTGCATGTACATTGGTGATGGCAGTTGGAAAATTGTTCTGCTATGCTTTTATCAGGGGCAGAATGCACTTAATTTTAAGTAGTTACAGTGATACCTATCAATCCCTCCTGCATTTCAAGTCTGGAATGCATTTTGTACTTGAATTCGGTAGACCACATGTGCACACTTTTGCTGGCGTACGTACTACTGTCTGTCTCATTTGGCTATCAAAGTGTGCATGTCTTCATAGAAAAGAGATAACTATGTACTATGTCTTGTTGCAAACTGAGGTTGATATCTCCCGTTCGCAAACAAAACTACAGAAGAGAGGTTGATGTCTCCCATTAGTGTTCACTGTTGTTTGGTACTACATCTTAAGACTGCTCGCTTATCACCTTCCTCTTTAGCCTTTATCAAGTGTTTCCATAATCAACGGTAGATGATTTTGCTAGTCTCTTGTCGTAGTGctatcttgccaatttagctttacTCTCCTGTATGACGGATCACGTGACAAAAGGCAAGATAATCTAGGAAAGGTACAGAACAATTTGCTACATTCCCAGAACATACGACGTTTGTTACTATGGGCAAAAGAGAAGGAAACATGAAGTTTCTGTTTTATGAAAAATTTCAAATTGTAGGCAAGCATAGCTCGAAGCTTAAATTAATTGGAGCTGGTATTCATATTATCATATTAATGAGCTGTTCTCATGTTACAATTTTGCTCCTGCCTTTCGCGTTTGTTTTTTGATCTGAACAGAGTGTTATTTATAGGTGGTGACATTATGGTATAGAGCACCAGAAATTCTTCTGGGTGCGAGGCAGTATTCTACCCCTGTTGATGTGTGGTCGGTTGGTTGCATTTTCGCCGAAATGGTGAATCAGAAACCTCTATTTCCTGGTGATTCTGAGATTGATGAACTCTTCAAGATTTTCAGGTCTTTCTCTTGTAAATCTTGTGTGGTCTTGCTTTAAGGTATTCCATGCATCTGAAGAAACAGCTAATCTTGGTTGCCAAATCTTTTACTTTCATGCAGAATTATGGGCACTCCTAATGAAGAAACCTGGCCAGGTGTTTCTTCGTTACCTGACTACAAATCAGCTTTCCCCAAGTGGCCATCCGTGGTAAGTCATAAATGTTCTCTCATTATTCTTGTGAAAAAGGGGTTAAAATATCAAGTTGCCGTTAGGGGTCAGACCTTGTAGTTTCTCCTTGCTATGGAATTAGTTGTAACTCTGTGATTATACAACATTATACTGATTGTTACTCTGGGATTTTGTTTCTAACCCGAGGAGTTTGCTGCAGGATCTTGCAACTGTGGTTCCAACACTCGAACCTTTGGGACTTGATCTTCTCTCTGTAAGTTTCACAATCAAATGTTATTTGTTTCCATAATGTGTCATGGATTGTGCATTTGTGCTTATTATCTTGCTATCTGCATTCACTTTGCTTAGTGTGTGGATACACGGTGTATCATTTGTGAGGGGTTTGCAATGCCTTATTTTTTATTGCATTTCAATAATCTAAGGTGAACAATGTAGATTCTGCTTCTATTGCTGTGATCTTGTCTGTGCTTATTTTATTCCTGTTGTTGCAGTCTTG from Triticum dicoccoides isolate Atlit2015 ecotype Zavitan chromosome 6A, WEW_v2.0, whole genome shotgun sequence encodes:
- the LOC119314733 gene encoding cyclin-dependent kinase A-2-like, which produces MDQYEKVEKIGEGTYGVVYKAKDRYTNETIALKKIRLEQEDEGVPSTAIREISLLKEMQHRNIVRLQDVVHNEKCIYLVFEYLDLDLKKHMDSSADFKNHHIVKSFLYQILHGIAYCHSHRVLHRDLKPQNLLIDRRTNSLKLADFGLARAFGIPVRTFTHEVVTLWYRAPEILLGARQYSTPVDVWSVGCIFAEMVNQKPLFPGDSEIDELFKIFRIMGTPNEETWPGVSSLPDYKSAFPKWPSVDLATVVPTLEPLGLDLLSKMLCLDPTRRINARTALEHEYFKDLDVSS